One genomic region from Mycoplasmoides pirum ATCC 25960 encodes:
- the parE gene encoding DNA topoisomerase IV subunit B, with translation MNMQYNDSSIKVLKGLDAVRKRPGMYIGSTDIRGLHHLIWEIFDNSIDEVLNGSASEISVTLHKDNSISIKDNGRGIPTGKNSSTGLSTIDTVYTVLHAGGKFDGSSYKISGGLHGVGASVVNALCTWLVVKVQREGKIFESRYKNGGKIDKPSTQIGTTNRTGTTVHFKPDPTIFKTISFNSSIIKERLKETSFLFKGLKINYEDQINPSNSQNFHAINGIKEYISFINESKKQISKIAYFKGNKNNIDVEVALQFTSEENELILSFANSIKTIEGGSHELGFKIGLTETINDYAFKYKFLKEKDKNFEGSDIREGLTAIVSVKVPEDLILYEGQTKNKLFTQEAKTVVQKIVNENLYFFLEENKEDASKIINKIITTRDARLAAKKAREGVKQLKNAKSERVLFGKLTAAQTKDPKEAEIFLVEGDSAGGTAKMGRDRRCQAILPLRGKVINVEKTKLSELLKNEEILSIISCLGAGIGENFNIKNLKYHKVIIMTDADTDGAHIQILLLTFFYRYMRALIEQGMVYLAMPPLYKITNSANKKFSYAWNDIELDELKKEYNKYTIQRYKGLGEMNADQLWSTTMNPESRQLIQISLENAAQAERRVTVLMGENTGMRKEWINENVDFVMDE, from the coding sequence TTAAATATGCAATATAATGATAGTAGTATCAAGGTTTTAAAAGGATTAGATGCAGTTAGAAAACGACCAGGAATGTATATTGGTTCAACTGATATTCGTGGTTTACATCATCTTATTTGAGAAATTTTTGATAATTCTATTGATGAAGTATTGAATGGTTCTGCTAGTGAAATTTCTGTAACTTTGCATAAAGATAATTCAATTTCAATTAAAGATAATGGAAGAGGAATACCAACTGGTAAAAATAGTTCTACAGGTTTATCAACAATTGATACAGTTTATACAGTTTTACACGCAGGAGGAAAATTTGATGGAAGTTCTTATAAAATTTCTGGCGGATTGCATGGAGTAGGAGCTTCTGTTGTTAATGCTCTTTGTACTTGATTAGTTGTTAAAGTACAACGTGAAGGAAAAATATTTGAATCACGTTATAAAAATGGCGGAAAAATTGATAAACCATCAACACAAATAGGAACAACGAATCGCACAGGAACAACTGTTCATTTTAAACCAGATCCAACTATTTTTAAAACAATTTCTTTTAATTCATCAATTATTAAAGAAAGATTAAAAGAAACGTCTTTTTTGTTTAAAGGATTAAAAATTAATTACGAAGATCAAATTAATCCATCTAATAGTCAAAATTTTCACGCAATTAATGGAATCAAAGAATACATTTCTTTTATAAATGAATCTAAAAAACAAATATCTAAAATTGCTTACTTCAAAGGTAATAAAAATAATATTGATGTAGAAGTAGCTTTACAATTTACTTCTGAAGAAAATGAACTAATTTTATCTTTTGCTAATTCAATTAAAACAATTGAAGGCGGAAGTCATGAATTAGGTTTTAAAATAGGTTTAACTGAAACAATTAATGATTACGCATTCAAATATAAATTCTTAAAAGAAAAAGACAAAAATTTTGAAGGTTCAGATATTCGTGAAGGTTTAACTGCAATTGTATCTGTAAAGGTTCCTGAAGATTTAATTTTATATGAAGGTCAAACTAAAAATAAGTTATTTACACAAGAAGCTAAAACTGTTGTTCAAAAAATCGTTAATGAAAATCTTTATTTCTTTTTAGAAGAAAATAAAGAAGATGCATCAAAAATAATAAATAAAATCATTACTACAAGAGATGCTAGATTAGCAGCTAAAAAAGCTAGAGAAGGTGTAAAGCAATTAAAAAATGCTAAATCAGAAAGAGTTTTATTTGGTAAGTTAACTGCAGCACAAACTAAAGATCCAAAAGAAGCTGAAATTTTTTTAGTTGAAGGTGATTCTGCTGGTGGTACTGCTAAAATGGGGCGTGATCGTCGTTGTCAAGCAATTTTACCATTGCGTGGTAAGGTTATTAATGTTGAAAAAACAAAACTATCTGAATTATTAAAAAATGAAGAAATTTTATCTATTATTTCTTGTTTAGGTGCTGGAATAGGTGAAAATTTTAATATTAAAAATTTGAAATATCACAAAGTGATTATTATGACTGATGCTGATACAGATGGTGCTCACATTCAAATTTTATTATTAACTTTTTTTTATCGATACATGCGCGCTCTAATTGAACAAGGAATGGTTTATTTAGCAATGCCACCTTTGTATAAAATAACTAATTCAGCAAACAAAAAATTTAGTTATGCTTGAAATGATATTGAATTAGATGAATTAAAAAAAGAATACAATAAATATACGATCCAAAGATACAAAGGACTTGGAGAAATGAATGCTGATCAATTATGATCTACAACTATGAATCCAGAGTCTAGACAATTAATTCAAATTTCTTTAGAAAATGCTGCGCAAGCAGAAAGACGAGTAACTGTTTTAATGGGCGAAAATACAGGTATGCGAAAAGAATGAATTAATGAAAATGTTGATTTTGTAATGGATGAGTAA
- a CDS encoding HU family DNA-binding protein, translated as MSSLKNKKLLTQSQMIEEISESTKLTKSQVKEVISSIQEIIKRELTKNQLVRFFNIGKFKVVHSKARNGINPLTKKTLKIPARKRVKFLVAKSYSASVLGLPNNSKSSKVTTKTKKVTSKKNTKSSKKKTK; from the coding sequence ATGAGTTCATTAAAAAATAAAAAATTATTAACTCAAAGTCAAATGATAGAAGAAATTAGTGAATCAACAAAACTTACTAAAAGTCAAGTCAAAGAAGTTATTAGTTCAATTCAAGAAATTATTAAAAGAGAATTAACAAAAAATCAGCTTGTTCGTTTTTTCAATATTGGTAAATTTAAAGTTGTTCATTCTAAAGCAAGAAACGGAATTAATCCATTAACTAAAAAAACACTAAAAATTCCTGCTCGTAAAAGAGTTAAATTTTTAGTGGCTAAATCATATTCAGCAAGTGTTCTTGGTTTACCAAATAATTCTAAAAGTAGCAAAGTAACGACAAAAACTAAAAAAGTTACTTCTAAAAAAAATACAAAATCTTCTAAGAAAAAAACAAAATAA
- a CDS encoding DUF5454 family protein, whose product MKDKNKDFIKNIGLPEDFSLTREANLKNKSKWEVFLDGYKNHYKTDFSWHEYIKKCKLYYGEFNIKSFIESYGPECEADFKKFRGEVLEKKGIIKKSPYENGIINGVEFDEKILELMVNGDNLRTRMLISFLNPQTREEKKRLKKSWKKAKKQKQTKSEWMKTYVGIPFKPNELDPLDTKYTRDEIFEMIRDAKKRLNELKFQRNNLNTRKMNLDIETPSKSVSVSNISELEQLNKGINDLSVFQPTIKFDALTSNNTKDIREEFDISLPSKNSKTSIFKNFEDEDESPIIIQKATEPINIDDKNIDKSIDENLEIVKVTHELKDNESVIKIDEETNKNNLLNNVENIDDILTIEKSFSEQLQSVKEDNAKITQELQKVNQIKLEEEKKYEMLRKQREELTRKILENENLLK is encoded by the coding sequence ATGAAAGATAAAAATAAAGATTTTATAAAAAATATAGGCTTACCTGAAGATTTTAGTCTAACTAGAGAAGCAAATTTAAAAAATAAAAGCAAATGAGAAGTTTTTTTAGATGGTTATAAAAATCACTATAAAACTGATTTTTCTTGACATGAATACATAAAAAAATGCAAACTTTATTATGGCGAATTTAATATTAAAAGTTTTATTGAATCTTATGGTCCAGAATGTGAAGCAGATTTTAAAAAGTTTCGTGGTGAAGTTTTAGAAAAAAAAGGAATAATCAAAAAATCTCCATATGAAAATGGAATTATTAATGGTGTAGAATTTGATGAAAAAATTCTTGAATTAATGGTTAATGGCGATAATTTAAGAACAAGAATGTTGATAAGTTTTTTAAACCCACAAACACGTGAAGAAAAAAAACGTTTAAAAAAATCATGAAAAAAAGCTAAAAAACAAAAACAAACTAAATCAGAATGGATGAAGACATATGTAGGTATTCCATTTAAACCTAATGAATTAGATCCATTAGATACAAAATATACTCGTGATGAAATTTTCGAAATGATTCGTGATGCTAAAAAACGCTTAAATGAATTAAAATTTCAAAGAAATAATCTAAATACTAGAAAAATGAATCTAGATATTGAAACCCCAAGTAAATCTGTTAGTGTTTCAAATATAAGCGAATTAGAGCAATTAAATAAAGGAATTAATGATCTTAGTGTTTTCCAACCGACAATAAAATTTGATGCACTAACATCAAACAATACAAAAGATATTCGAGAAGAATTCGATATTTCTTTACCAAGTAAAAATTCAAAAACATCAATTTTTAAAAATTTTGAAGATGAAGATGAATCACCAATTATTATTCAAAAAGCAACTGAACCAATAAATATTGATGATAAAAATATTGATAAATCAATTGATGAAAATTTAGAAATTGTTAAAGTTACTCATGAATTAAAAGATAATGAATCAGTTATTAAAATTGATGAAGAAACAAATAAGAATAATTTACTTAATAATGTAGAAAATATTGATGATATTTTAACTATTGAAAAATCTTTTAGCGAACAATTGCAATCTGTTAAAGAAGATAATGCTAAAATAACTCAAGAATTACAAAAAGTAAATCAAATTAAATTAGAAGAAGAAAAAAAATATGAAATGCTTCGTAAACAACGTGAAGAATTAACACGCAAAATATTAGAAAATGAAAATCTATTAAAATAG
- the rpsU gene encoding 30S ribosomal protein S21 — protein sequence MPKIKVVNNDLEGALRKFKRIASETKRAAMRHEYHLRPGLRKREKQKLVQKRIQKKQRRNHN from the coding sequence ATGCCTAAAATTAAAGTAGTTAATAATGATCTTGAAGGTGCATTACGTAAATTTAAGAGAATAGCAAGTGAAACAAAAAGAGCTGCTATGCGTCATGAATATCACTTACGCCCCGGACTAAGAAAAAGAGAAAAACAAAAACTAGTTCAAAAAAGAATTCAAAAAAAACAACGAAGAAATCATAATTAA
- a CDS encoding cysteine peptidase family C39 domain-containing protein, whose product MEILYQEKENECGICVIGMLANEINELNLDRSDILKHAKLSTEGITLLDLEELGIKFGLQIESYECEFSELKELNNNEWYIALIKKYNGFHYVVFQPNKKGFHIFDSDKGKYFLEPKEFQAQFANLICTVQSSKFNFNKLLKNKNINWTYFLSLKAIGICLVLELILISIGILLTQFLKILIENTIGFGTTYNLLIIIVPFVIIKVIEQITEYLVNLIKSNNEKEGYKSLWNHLLTFLNKHPFKFYEQNFFGTIFEIDIHIKNIINFFTIKIPSYINSIILGIITFSILASTNIFFILISFIQIIVGSIIITIKYFLHKHQYRKSIMFLQNQNNYLSKLNNLLINENIYFDYEHIAKLLKNNLSINAKHNQNIFLDVTTIDNILEFTKFIFWILILAIGINLIVENNSINISELMYILSIQALLVNNIDNLISFSFTFSLFKSSSKKINGYFDIDNENFVTKEINEILNISFKNIKIEDGSKLILENWNAYLKNFSVLVGKNGSGKSSLLKALTSKLKLSDGEIKINNIQIDKIDKNWLIKNVIYIDGNKCSNNLFSIEYLINFINLNELNIETKKIINEINLFETNPIYYSNGQIQVIKLLFLQNIKNKIILLDEPLSAVNNSIKLKVFNNLIKSLIKNNFVVLVEHDLNLINEANEIIEVKNNEI is encoded by the coding sequence ATGGAAATTCTTTATCAAGAAAAAGAAAATGAATGTGGCATTTGTGTTATTGGGATGTTAGCAAATGAAATTAATGAACTTAATTTAGATCGAAGTGATATTTTAAAACATGCAAAGTTATCAACCGAAGGAATAACCTTATTAGATTTAGAAGAATTAGGTATTAAATTTGGATTACAAATTGAAAGTTATGAATGTGAATTTTCGGAGTTAAAAGAATTAAATAACAATGAATGATATATTGCTTTAATTAAAAAATATAACGGTTTTCATTATGTTGTTTTTCAGCCAAATAAAAAAGGATTCCATATTTTCGATTCAGACAAAGGTAAATATTTTTTAGAACCAAAAGAATTTCAAGCACAATTTGCTAATTTAATTTGTACAGTTCAATCTTCAAAATTTAATTTTAATAAATTGTTAAAAAATAAAAATATTAATTGAACATATTTTTTATCTTTAAAAGCAATTGGAATATGTTTAGTTTTAGAATTAATTTTAATTTCAATAGGTATTTTATTAACACAATTTTTAAAAATTTTAATTGAAAATACAATTGGTTTTGGGACTACATATAATTTGCTAATTATTATTGTTCCTTTCGTTATTATAAAAGTTATTGAACAAATAACTGAATATTTAGTAAATTTAATAAAATCTAACAATGAAAAAGAAGGTTATAAAAGTTTATGAAACCATTTATTAACTTTTTTAAACAAACATCCATTTAAATTTTATGAACAAAATTTTTTTGGAACAATTTTTGAAATTGATATACATATCAAAAATATAATTAATTTTTTTACAATAAAAATTCCTAGTTATATAAATTCCATCATTTTAGGAATAATAACTTTCAGTATTTTAGCAAGTACAAATATATTTTTTATTTTAATAAGTTTTATTCAAATAATTGTTGGTTCGATAATAATAACAATTAAATATTTTTTGCATAAACATCAATATCGAAAATCAATTATGTTTTTGCAAAATCAAAATAACTATTTATCTAAATTAAATAATTTATTAATAAATGAAAATATTTATTTTGATTACGAACATATTGCAAAATTATTGAAAAATAATTTATCTATAAATGCTAAACATAACCAAAATATTTTTTTAGATGTAACAACTATTGATAACATATTAGAATTTACAAAATTTATTTTTTGAATTTTGATACTTGCAATAGGGATAAATTTAATTGTTGAAAACAATTCAATTAACATCAGTGAATTAATGTACATTTTAAGCATTCAAGCTTTATTAGTAAATAATATTGATAATTTAATAAGTTTTAGTTTTACATTTTCATTATTTAAATCTTCTTCAAAGAAAATAAACGGTTATTTTGATATTGATAATGAAAATTTTGTAACAAAAGAAATTAATGAAATATTAAATATAAGTTTTAAAAATATAAAAATTGAAGATGGATCAAAATTAATTTTAGAAAATTGAAACGCTTACTTAAAAAATTTTAGTGTGTTGGTAGGAAAAAACGGATCAGGAAAATCATCATTACTTAAAGCATTAACTTCAAAATTAAAATTGTCTGATGGTGAGATAAAAATTAATAATATTCAAATTGATAAAATTGATAAAAACTGATTAATAAAAAATGTAATTTATATAGATGGAAATAAATGTTCTAATAATTTATTTTCAATTGAATATTTAATAAATTTTATAAATTTAAATGAATTAAACATAGAAACAAAAAAAATTATTAATGAAATTAATCTTTTCGAAACAAATCCTATTTACTATAGTAATGGTCAAATACAAGTCATAAAATTGTTATTTTTGCAAAACATAAAAAATAAAATAATTTTATTAGATGAACCATTGTCTGCAGTCAATAATTCTATTAAATTAAAAGTTTTTAACAATTTAATTAAATCGTTAATTAAAAATAATTTTGTAGTTCTAGTTGAACATGATTTAAATCTTATTAATGAAGCTAATGAAATAATAGAGGTAAAAAATAATGAAATTTAA